One Numida meleagris isolate 19003 breed g44 Domestic line chromosome 6, NumMel1.0, whole genome shotgun sequence genomic region harbors:
- the CCDC34 gene encoding coiled-coil domain-containing protein 34 isoform X6, which translates to MAAARGPPGARLWAAALRGNANGRPLTQVPAAAMRRAARPPSLCGSEDEEPLSSSFPAARRGSRGGEEEEGPGSISNAASRWAVSRKVDDFEIAEGNEQSPLKDNLSPWEEWFIEKEKELRARLRARAAEEMNIQLEKMKQREEFERRKRIGEEKHREWMQKKREEERRERERKLSKEMAEKATRELEKMQLQEKAEVKYNEWLKKKRAEESEKKKKEKEKEKERQAELQEKKERAEKIFNEWLRDAKNKPRPVLNGYGFPHGKSTGRPDGNSYPAPAYCNPIPWEPLHIPPPKEESVLTMKNSGIIFSPPNFLWKGLSCLLNQRTRFIWREIC; encoded by the exons atggcggcggcgcggggcccgCCGGGAGCTCGGCTGTGGGCCGCGGCGCTGCGCGGGAACGCTAACGGCCGTCCCCTCACGCAGGTGCCTGCCGCCGCCATGAGGAGGGCCGCGCGGCCGCCGTCCCTCTGCGGCTCGGAGGACGAGGAGCCGCTCAGCTCCTCCTTCCCCGCTGCCCGGCGCGGCTCCCGCGggggcgaggaggaggaggggccTGGTTCGATCTCGAATGCGGCATCCCGGTGGGCGGTGAGCAG GAAGGTTGATGACTTTGAAATAGCAGAAGGAAACGAGCAGTCTCCTTTGAAAGATAATCTTTCGCCGTGGGAAGAATGGTTtattgaaaaagagaaggaactACGTGCCCGCTTACGAGCTAGAGCTGCAGAG GAAATGAATATACAGCttgagaaaatgaagcagagggaagaatttgagagaaggaaaaggatagGTGAAGAGAAGCACAGGGAatggatgcaaaaaaaaagagaagag gaaaggagggaaagagaacgaaaactgagcaaagaaatggcagaaaaagcCACAAGGGAACtagaaaaaatgcagttacaGGAAAAGGCCGAAGTGAAGTATAACGAATggttgaagaagaaaagagctgaagagtcagaaaagaagaagaaagagaag gaaaaagaaaaagaaaggcaagctgagctgcaggagaagaaagagagagcagagaagatCTTTAACGAATGGCTACGTGATGCTAAAAATAAACCACGCCCTGTATTAAATGGTTATGGCTTTCCACATGGGAAGTCTACAG gGCGTCCTGATGGAAATTCATATCCAGCTCCAGCATATTGCAACCCCATTCCTTGGGAACCGCTACACATACCTCCTCCAAAGGAAGAAAGTGTTCTTACCATGAAGAACA
- the CCDC34 gene encoding coiled-coil domain-containing protein 34 isoform X10, which produces MAAARGPPGARLWAAALRGNANGRPLTQVPAAAMRRAARPPSLCGSEDEEPLSSSFPAARRGSRGGEEEEGPGSISNAASRWAVSRKVDDFEIAEGNEQSPLKDNLSPWEEWFIEKEKELRARLRARAAEEMNIQLEKMKQREEFERRKRIGEEKHREWMQKKREEERRERERKLSKEMAEKATRELEKMQLQEKAEVKYNEWLKKKRAEESEKKKKEKEKEKERQAELQEKKERAEKIFNEWLRDAKNKPRPVLNGYGFPHGKSTGLYYTYAVT; this is translated from the exons atggcggcggcgcggggcccgCCGGGAGCTCGGCTGTGGGCCGCGGCGCTGCGCGGGAACGCTAACGGCCGTCCCCTCACGCAGGTGCCTGCCGCCGCCATGAGGAGGGCCGCGCGGCCGCCGTCCCTCTGCGGCTCGGAGGACGAGGAGCCGCTCAGCTCCTCCTTCCCCGCTGCCCGGCGCGGCTCCCGCGggggcgaggaggaggaggggccTGGTTCGATCTCGAATGCGGCATCCCGGTGGGCGGTGAGCAG GAAGGTTGATGACTTTGAAATAGCAGAAGGAAACGAGCAGTCTCCTTTGAAAGATAATCTTTCGCCGTGGGAAGAATGGTTtattgaaaaagagaaggaactACGTGCCCGCTTACGAGCTAGAGCTGCAGAG GAAATGAATATACAGCttgagaaaatgaagcagagggaagaatttgagagaaggaaaaggatagGTGAAGAGAAGCACAGGGAatggatgcaaaaaaaaagagaagag gaaaggagggaaagagaacgaaaactgagcaaagaaatggcagaaaaagcCACAAGGGAACtagaaaaaatgcagttacaGGAAAAGGCCGAAGTGAAGTATAACGAATggttgaagaagaaaagagctgaagagtcagaaaagaagaagaaagagaag gaaaaagaaaaagaaaggcaagctgagctgcaggagaagaaagagagagcagagaagatCTTTAACGAATGGCTACGTGATGCTAAAAATAAACCACGCCCTGTATTAAATGGTTATGGCTTTCCACATGGGAAGTCTACAGGTTTGTACTACACATATGCAGTGACTTAG
- the CCDC34 gene encoding coiled-coil domain-containing protein 34 isoform X7, with product MAAARGPPGARLWAAALRGNANGRPLTQVPAAAMRRAARPPSLCGSEDEEPLSSSFPAARRGSRGGEEEEGPGSISNAASRWAVSRKVDDFEIAEGNEQSPLKDNLSPWEEWFIEKEKELRARLRARAAEEMNIQLEKMKQREEFERRKRIGEEKHREWMQKKREEERRERERKLSKEMAEKATRELEKMQLQEKAEVKYNEWLKKKRAEESEKKKKEKEKEKERQAELQEKKERAEKIFNEWLRDAKNKPRPVLNGYGFPHGKSTGRPDGNSYPAPAYCNPIPWEPLHIPPPKEESVLTMKNSGIIFSPPNFLWKGLSCLLNQRTRFIWREI from the exons atggcggcggcgcggggcccgCCGGGAGCTCGGCTGTGGGCCGCGGCGCTGCGCGGGAACGCTAACGGCCGTCCCCTCACGCAGGTGCCTGCCGCCGCCATGAGGAGGGCCGCGCGGCCGCCGTCCCTCTGCGGCTCGGAGGACGAGGAGCCGCTCAGCTCCTCCTTCCCCGCTGCCCGGCGCGGCTCCCGCGggggcgaggaggaggaggggccTGGTTCGATCTCGAATGCGGCATCCCGGTGGGCGGTGAGCAG GAAGGTTGATGACTTTGAAATAGCAGAAGGAAACGAGCAGTCTCCTTTGAAAGATAATCTTTCGCCGTGGGAAGAATGGTTtattgaaaaagagaaggaactACGTGCCCGCTTACGAGCTAGAGCTGCAGAG GAAATGAATATACAGCttgagaaaatgaagcagagggaagaatttgagagaaggaaaaggatagGTGAAGAGAAGCACAGGGAatggatgcaaaaaaaaagagaagag gaaaggagggaaagagaacgaaaactgagcaaagaaatggcagaaaaagcCACAAGGGAACtagaaaaaatgcagttacaGGAAAAGGCCGAAGTGAAGTATAACGAATggttgaagaagaaaagagctgaagagtcagaaaagaagaagaaagagaag gaaaaagaaaaagaaaggcaagctgagctgcaggagaagaaagagagagcagagaagatCTTTAACGAATGGCTACGTGATGCTAAAAATAAACCACGCCCTGTATTAAATGGTTATGGCTTTCCACATGGGAAGTCTACAG gGCGTCCTGATGGAAATTCATATCCAGCTCCAGCATATTGCAACCCCATTCCTTGGGAACCGCTACACATACCTCCTCCAAAGGAAGAAAGTGTTCTTACCATGAAGAACA